One genomic window of Spiroplasma endosymbiont of Diplazon laetatorius includes the following:
- a CDS encoding ROK family protein, with protein sequence MAKAFAIDLGATSAKCAFFDNEKVIKTFVFDTTNKERLLEKISEQTFKVAAENNINMEELDFVGIAVCGIVDNTTGTVVYSTNLGWKNYPTRNELETLFKNKNIVVLNDAKAATYGEWSGSLNREPESMALFTIGTGVGGGAIFNRKLVFGDNTGLPSEPGHGGGFQSQFQCDCGLIGCLDPVSSATGIERRLRQVGATSTGPLGKVYAELKDNLHIIDIADLFKAGDPEIVEIFRENLEPLAKCISVLIHFFDLSMIVIGGGPSNLGEPFLELIRKDLEKYVLPDFYSKIKISSSKLGDLVGAWGVYKYGVDNIVNK encoded by the coding sequence ATGGCAAAAGCATTCGCAATAGATTTAGGTGCTACTTCAGCGAAGTGTGCATTCTTCGATAACGAAAAGGTTATCAAAACATTCGTATTTGACACAACAAACAAAGAAAGATTATTAGAAAAAATATCAGAACAAACTTTTAAAGTTGCAGCAGAAAACAATATCAATATGGAAGAATTAGACTTTGTTGGTATAGCTGTTTGTGGTATTGTTGATAACACAACAGGAACAGTTGTTTATTCAACAAACTTGGGATGAAAAAATTATCCAACAAGAAACGAATTAGAAACTTTATTTAAAAACAAAAATATAGTTGTTTTAAATGATGCAAAAGCTGCTACATATGGTGAATGAAGTGGTTCTTTAAACAGAGAACCAGAATCAATGGCTTTATTTACTATTGGAACAGGTGTTGGTGGAGGAGCTATTTTCAACAGAAAATTAGTTTTTGGAGACAACACAGGATTACCAAGTGAACCAGGACATGGTGGAGGATTCCAAAGTCAATTCCAATGTGATTGTGGATTAATAGGATGTTTAGATCCTGTTTCATCAGCTACTGGAATTGAGAGAAGATTAAGACAAGTGGGAGCTACTTCTACAGGTCCTTTAGGTAAAGTTTATGCTGAATTAAAAGACAATTTACACATAATTGATATTGCAGATCTTTTCAAAGCAGGAGATCCTGAAATAGTTGAAATATTTAGAGAAAACCTGGAACCTTTAGCAAAATGTATCTCTGTATTAATACACTTCTTTGATTTATCAATGATAGTTATCGGTGGTGGTCCTTCAAATCTAGGAGAACCTTTCTTAGAATTAATTAGAAAAGACTTAGAAAAATATGTTTTACCTGATTTCTACTCAAAAATTAAAATATCAAGTTCTAAACTAGGAGATCTAGTTGGAGCTTGAGGAGTTTACAAATATGGTGTAGACAACATTGTTAATAAATAA
- the rpmI gene encoding 50S ribosomal protein L35 gives MPKMKTKSSLAKRVKKNGAGKLKRGKAYRSHLAQNKSTKQKRHLKKATFVSAGDMKRLKGLLQN, from the coding sequence ATGCCAAAAATGAAGACAAAAAGCTCTTTAGCAAAAAGAGTTAAGAAAAATGGTGCAGGTAAATTAAAAAGAGGTAAAGCTTATAGATCTCACTTAGCACAAAATAAATCAACAAAACAAAAAAGACATCTGAAAAAAGCAACTTTCGTCTCAGCTGGAGATATGAAACGTCTAAAAGGATTATTACAAAACTAA
- a CDS encoding PTS sugar transporter subunit IIB, whose amino-acid sequence MKKILLACNAGMSTSILVKNMQNYAFEEDIDVEIKAVSVNEAKLNGKNWDIVLLGPQVAYEIDELKTYIEVPTFVIDKDDYAKASGEKVLQFALANCK is encoded by the coding sequence ATGAAAAAAATACTTTTAGCCTGCAATGCAGGAATGAGTACATCAATTTTAGTTAAAAATATGCAAAACTATGCATTTGAAGAGGATATTGATGTTGAAATTAAAGCAGTTTCAGTTAATGAAGCAAAGCTTAATGGTAAAAACTGAGATATCGTATTATTAGGCCCACAAGTGGCTTATGAAATTGATGAACTTAAAACATATATTGAAGTACCAACTTTTGTGATAGATAAAGATGACTACGCAAAAGCTAGTGGAGAAAAAGTATTACAATTTGCATTAGCAAACTGTAAATAA
- the infC gene encoding translation initiation factor IF-3, which translates to MADNRNIKTDFVNREIRAKQVLIINDDGTKNGPLNKFEALKLAEEAGLDLLQVGMQDNATAIAKILDYGKFKYEQKRKQKENKKNQVKVENKEIRLTVGIGDHDMDTKARKAREFLLAGDRVKISLKFKGREITFQEFGKETLDKFFTRIEDVAKIEKEAKLNTRFLDMYVMPKKG; encoded by the coding sequence ATGGCAGACAATAGAAATATAAAAACAGATTTTGTAAACAGAGAAATTAGAGCTAAACAAGTTTTAATTATCAATGATGATGGTACAAAAAATGGACCACTTAACAAATTTGAAGCTTTAAAATTAGCAGAAGAAGCAGGTTTAGATCTACTTCAAGTGGGTATGCAAGATAATGCTACAGCTATTGCTAAAATACTTGATTATGGTAAGTTTAAATACGAACAAAAACGTAAACAAAAAGAAAACAAAAAGAATCAAGTTAAAGTTGAAAACAAAGAAATTCGTTTAACGGTAGGAATAGGTGACCATGATATGGACACTAAAGCTAGAAAAGCAAGAGAATTCTTGCTTGCTGGAGACAGAGTTAAGATTTCATTAAAATTCAAAGGAAGAGAAATCACTTTCCAAGAATTTGGTAAAGAAACATTAGATAAATTCTTCACAAGAATTGAAGATGTTGCAAAAATCGAAAAAGAAGCCAAACTAAATACAAGATTCTTAGATATGTATGTAATGCCAAAAAAAGGTTAA
- the trpS gene encoding tryptophan--tRNA ligase produces the protein MDKKRMLSGITTTGQMTLGNYIGAMRNFVALQDEFEMFVFVANLHGITTPIEKEVLRKNIKNMVTLYFACGMDPEKSTVFVQSEVLEHTQLAWILTCNTTIGELQRMTQFKDKSTKVKSENGTEFIPTGLLTYPVLMAADILLYDPEFVPVGKDQKQHIELTRNIAERMNNKFGEMFTIPGEYTPKIGSKIMDLQDPTKKMSKSAANPKSFIALLDDINEVKKKIKSAVTDSENLIKFDPENKPGVSNLLTIYSALKNISIEETEEHFEGKDYGVLKEEVSEVVVDLLEKIQARFKELSESDLVEKWLEEGAEKARKIARKKLTKVQNLTGLNYKRK, from the coding sequence ATGGATAAAAAAAGAATGTTATCTGGGATAACAACAACAGGTCAAATGACATTGGGAAATTACATAGGAGCAATGAGAAACTTTGTTGCACTACAAGATGAATTTGAAATGTTTGTTTTCGTAGCTAATCTACACGGAATAACAACACCAATTGAAAAAGAAGTGTTAAGAAAAAACATTAAAAACATGGTAACTTTGTATTTTGCTTGTGGAATGGACCCAGAAAAATCAACAGTTTTTGTGCAAAGTGAAGTTTTAGAACATACTCAACTAGCTTGAATTCTTACTTGTAATACTACAATTGGGGAATTACAAAGAATGACTCAATTCAAAGATAAATCAACAAAAGTTAAATCAGAAAATGGAACTGAATTTATACCAACAGGGTTATTAACTTATCCAGTTTTAATGGCTGCAGATATTTTATTATATGATCCAGAATTTGTACCTGTAGGTAAAGATCAAAAACAACACATAGAGTTAACAAGAAATATTGCAGAAAGAATGAATAATAAATTTGGAGAAATGTTTACAATACCTGGTGAATATACTCCAAAAATCGGTTCTAAAATAATGGACTTACAAGATCCAACTAAGAAAATGTCTAAATCAGCTGCTAATCCAAAAAGTTTTATAGCACTTTTAGACGATATAAACGAAGTTAAAAAGAAAATCAAATCAGCTGTAACTGATTCTGAAAACTTAATTAAGTTTGATCCTGAAAACAAACCAGGAGTAAGTAATTTACTGACAATTTATTCAGCATTAAAAAACATATCAATAGAAGAAACAGAAGAACACTTTGAAGGAAAAGATTATGGCGTTTTAAAAGAAGAAGTTTCTGAAGTTGTTGTTGATTTACTAGAAAAGATTCAAGCAAGATTCAAAGAATTAAGCGAATCTGATTTAGTTGAAAAATGATTAGAAGAAGGAGCAGAAAAAGCTCGTAAAATTGCTAGAAAAAAATTAACTAAAGTTCAAAATCTAACTGGACTAAATTATAAGAGAAAATAA
- a CDS encoding PTS transporter subunit EIIC gives MNEKTVHLTNEKKLKTKRVKKNDDSGSGSWSKFLTMLQELGKTLQFPIAVLPFAAILNRFGALGIQFSTNPDTGEIVNQFGYWISLIIQKPGSIPFDNLPLLFAIGCAFGLAKDHRGEVALVAVIFYLSIAALTGEGALPQMIYGNVLTSKQQATNWVDPNGLSHWKEGGPGVWSQLLYVITKTQYKGENIEGLINGESYNTGATYVLNIGVLGGIVAGCMSAYFYNRLKDIKLPAALSFFGGRRFVPMVALAAAIPTAFAFAILWPWIQFGLIKFGTAVADPTNPAVAIPGTTIYAILNRLLLPFGLHQIMNTFFWFQMPVEGIRIASITGSPLGEGVKEIVNGDINAFAKGINTSGLFQSGFFPIMMGGLPMAAVAMIMTSDKSNRKEIAGFLGGVAGVSFLSGITEPLEFSFVFIAPVLLGVHAGLTGLFMAVTTAMRIQIGFGFSAGFIDYAISFAQSWGMANQSANSGFESVIANPLWILALTAAAGATYYFVFYFTIKGMNLSTPGRNVEGVANTVKTTTTKDKSSKGDKYDVMASKIVEAIGKDNFVSIDNCATRLRLVLKDNSKIDDALIKSAGTYGIKRLGTESLQIVIGPDVEHAANALKKIVQI, from the coding sequence ATGAATGAAAAAACTGTCCATTTAACTAATGAAAAAAAGTTAAAGACAAAAAGAGTCAAAAAAAATGACGATTCAGGTAGTGGTTCTTGAAGCAAATTTTTAACAATGTTACAAGAACTTGGAAAAACATTGCAATTCCCAATTGCGGTTCTTCCGTTTGCGGCTATTTTGAATAGGTTTGGTGCATTAGGTATTCAATTTTCAACTAATCCAGATACTGGTGAGATAGTTAACCAATTTGGATATTGAATTTCATTGATTATTCAAAAACCTGGTTCAATACCTTTTGATAATCTACCACTGTTATTTGCAATAGGTTGTGCTTTTGGTTTAGCTAAAGATCATAGGGGAGAAGTTGCTCTTGTGGCTGTAATTTTCTATTTATCAATAGCTGCTCTTACTGGAGAGGGAGCATTACCACAAATGATATATGGTAATGTTTTAACATCAAAACAACAAGCAACAAATTGAGTTGATCCTAACGGTTTAAGCCATTGAAAAGAAGGTGGACCAGGTGTTTGATCACAGTTGTTATATGTTATAACAAAAACACAATATAAAGGTGAAAATATTGAAGGTTTAATAAATGGAGAATCATACAATACTGGAGCAACTTATGTTTTAAATATAGGTGTTCTAGGAGGTATTGTTGCAGGTTGTATGTCTGCTTATTTCTACAATAGATTAAAAGATATTAAATTACCTGCTGCTTTATCATTCTTTGGTGGGCGTAGATTTGTACCTATGGTTGCATTAGCGGCTGCAATACCTACAGCTTTTGCTTTTGCAATTTTATGACCTTGAATCCAATTTGGATTAATAAAATTTGGTACTGCGGTTGCTGATCCAACTAATCCAGCCGTTGCCATTCCGGGAACAACTATATATGCAATATTGAATAGATTATTGCTACCATTTGGTTTACACCAAATTATGAATACATTCTTCTGATTCCAAATGCCTGTAGAAGGAATTAGAATTGCTTCAATAACAGGATCACCTTTAGGTGAAGGTGTAAAAGAAATTGTAAATGGAGATATTAATGCTTTTGCTAAAGGTATAAACACATCAGGTTTATTCCAATCTGGTTTCTTCCCAATCATGATGGGTGGTTTACCTATGGCTGCTGTGGCTATGATTATGACTTCAGACAAATCAAATAGAAAAGAAATAGCAGGATTCCTAGGTGGTGTTGCTGGTGTTTCATTCTTATCAGGTATAACTGAACCATTGGAATTCTCATTTGTGTTTATTGCTCCAGTTTTATTGGGAGTTCATGCAGGACTAACAGGTTTATTTATGGCTGTTACAACAGCTATGAGAATACAAATAGGATTTGGATTTAGTGCTGGGTTTATTGATTATGCAATATCATTTGCACAATCATGAGGTATGGCAAATCAATCTGCTAATAGCGGATTTGAATCAGTTATAGCAAACCCTCTATGAATATTAGCCTTAACTGCAGCGGCAGGGGCTACTTACTACTTTGTATTCTACTTTACAATAAAAGGTATGAATTTATCAACTCCAGGTAGAAATGTTGAAGGTGTTGCTAATACAGTTAAAACTACAACAACAAAAGACAAATCTTCAAAAGGAGATAAATATGATGTTATGGCTTCTAAAATAGTTGAAGCTATCGGAAAAGACAATTTTGTAAGTATTGATAATTGTGCAACAAGATTAAGACTTGTTTTAAAAGACAATTCAAAAATTGATGATGCATTAATTAAATCAGCTGGAACATATGGTATAAAACGATTGGGAACTGAAAGTTTACAAATTGTTATTGGACCAGATGTTGAACATGCTGCTAATGCTTTGAAAAAAATTGTTCAAATTTAG
- the rplT gene encoding 50S ribosomal protein L20, translating into MARVKFGKVTRARRKRWIKRAKGYYGTKKANYKKAHEQVVRSMAYAFVGRKLKKRDFRKLWIIRINAAVRPLGLSYSKFMNGLKIAGIDINRKMLSELAIHEPKQFEAIVASSKKALDSKK; encoded by the coding sequence ATGGCAAGAGTAAAATTTGGTAAAGTAACTAGAGCAAGAAGAAAACGTTGAATTAAAAGAGCAAAAGGTTACTACGGAACAAAAAAAGCAAACTATAAAAAGGCTCATGAACAAGTTGTACGTTCTATGGCTTATGCTTTTGTTGGACGTAAACTTAAAAAACGTGATTTCAGAAAATTATGAATTATTCGTATAAATGCAGCTGTTAGACCATTAGGATTAAGTTATTCTAAATTCATGAATGGTTTAAAAATTGCAGGAATCGACATTAACAGAAAAATGTTATCTGAATTAGCAATTCACGAACCTAAACAATTTGAAGCAATCGTTGCTTCATCTAAAAAAGCTTTAGATTCTAAAAAATAA
- a CDS encoding PTS lactose/cellobiose transporter subunit IIA → MNEINWDEISMEMISCIGTSKSNAILAIRAAREKDFEKANELLQEAEVEMAKAHNLHFDIVAKEANGEKLDLKLIFLHAEDQMLTTQAIITLGKEMIEMYKIINK, encoded by the coding sequence ATGAACGAAATTAATTGAGATGAAATATCAATGGAAATGATTTCATGTATAGGTACTTCAAAATCAAATGCTATATTAGCAATAAGAGCTGCTAGAGAAAAAGACTTTGAAAAAGCAAACGAATTACTTCAAGAAGCAGAAGTTGAAATGGCAAAAGCTCATAATCTTCATTTTGATATAGTAGCAAAAGAAGCCAATGGTGAAAAATTAGATTTAAAGTTAATCTTTTTACACGCAGAAGATCAAATGCTTACAACACAAGCAATAATAACTTTGGGTAAAGAGATGATAGAAATGTATAAAATTATTAATAAATAA
- a CDS encoding PTS transporter subunit EIIC, with amino-acid sequence MLKYEKYPDIFESYNSIKNNKSKIKKIKEDLIEAKNDLHNRKSKYKLISATFNKIRKEKEKEATANFDLALAEAKYKEADINNLYKNYHEEIATLKSDYDNKKNTRIEKTKLDIQEAEQKVSDLKNQLKETKSKRITGRVELKKAWAKKQSVIEAETSKLKEELNELTLEVKENIAKHKKEYKEQTNELIERWKSEHLSLTDIRYILRKLRRKRRIKPFKNEMDKTIYELSLKINELKINFKRKVTIEQEKIKAKKLLIRYNEGKADPITLRTSVDKITWASGKLSNWKFMVAIKNGFFSLMPLVIVGAMFILLNNIVLSAANGGLFNIFYMSADGLAILERFKAIGTFIWNGTYGFFGFLLAGAIAYHLAPYYKVNQWAAAIVGFVSFLIMNPSYYLNLNVFGNSGMFTAMVIGILSTVIFGRLSKNEKLKIKMPESVPDGVAKSFNVLIPYAIVCVIFGVTAFAISWIGSTVGEITIGENRVTFIDINGLITVAIQKPLVNAVSGLGGMISIVFLWQLLWFMGIHASGILSPIVEPIQLDGLIQNQQALAEGVQPQYVFTNPFMNNFLFMGGTGGTIGLIIAILLFSKRGDYRTMAKVTLIPALFCINEPLLFGLPIVLNPILFIPFVFGPLLAGIFAYLATTTGIMPHSSVVVPWTTPPILGGILTTKSLMGGVVAAVNFIMLIGIYSPFVMLANKIEQRELLNKFAQNNNQNQQNVVELKSDLINLNTKTV; translated from the coding sequence ATGTTAAAATATGAAAAATATCCCGATATTTTTGAATCATATAATTCGATCAAAAATAATAAATCTAAGATTAAAAAAATAAAAGAAGATTTAATAGAAGCTAAAAATGACTTACATAATAGAAAATCTAAATATAAACTTATTAGTGCGACTTTCAATAAAATTAGAAAAGAAAAAGAAAAAGAAGCAACAGCAAATTTTGATTTGGCTTTAGCTGAAGCTAAATATAAAGAAGCTGATATAAATAATCTTTATAAAAATTATCATGAAGAAATTGCTACTTTAAAAAGTGATTATGATAATAAGAAAAATACAAGAATTGAAAAAACCAAATTAGATATTCAAGAAGCCGAACAAAAAGTTAGTGATTTAAAAAATCAACTTAAAGAAACTAAGTCAAAAAGAATAACTGGCAGAGTTGAATTAAAAAAAGCTTGAGCTAAAAAACAATCAGTTATTGAAGCTGAAACTTCTAAACTTAAAGAAGAACTAAATGAACTTACTTTAGAGGTTAAAGAAAATATAGCAAAACATAAAAAAGAATATAAAGAACAAACTAATGAATTAATTGAAAGATGAAAATCTGAACACTTAAGTTTAACTGACATTAGATATATTCTTAGAAAATTAAGAAGAAAAAGAAGAATTAAGCCATTTAAAAATGAAATGGATAAAACAATTTATGAATTATCTTTAAAAATAAATGAATTAAAAATTAACTTTAAAAGAAAAGTTACAATTGAACAAGAAAAAATTAAAGCTAAAAAACTTTTAATTAGATACAACGAAGGTAAGGCTGACCCTATCACTTTAAGAACTTCAGTTGATAAAATTACTTGAGCATCAGGTAAATTATCAAATTGAAAATTTATGGTAGCAATTAAAAATGGTTTCTTCTCATTAATGCCTTTAGTTATTGTTGGAGCTATGTTTATCTTGCTAAACAATATTGTTTTAAGTGCTGCAAATGGTGGTCTTTTCAATATTTTCTACATGTCAGCAGATGGTTTGGCAATATTAGAAAGATTTAAAGCAATTGGAACATTCATTTGAAATGGAACTTATGGTTTCTTTGGATTCCTTTTAGCTGGAGCGATTGCATATCACTTAGCTCCATATTATAAAGTTAACCAATGAGCTGCAGCTATTGTAGGATTTGTATCATTTTTAATTATGAATCCATCATATTATTTAAATCTAAATGTATTTGGTAACTCTGGTATGTTTACTGCTATGGTAATAGGAATTTTATCAACAGTTATTTTTGGTAGGCTTTCAAAAAATGAAAAACTAAAAATTAAAATGCCTGAGTCAGTTCCTGATGGGGTTGCTAAATCATTTAATGTTCTTATTCCTTATGCGATAGTTTGTGTTATTTTTGGTGTAACTGCATTTGCAATTTCTTGAATTGGATCAACAGTTGGAGAAATAACAATTGGAGAGAATAGAGTTACTTTTATTGATATAAACGGATTAATAACTGTAGCTATTCAAAAACCATTAGTTAATGCTGTATCGGGTTTAGGTGGAATGATATCAATTGTTTTCTTATGACAATTATTATGATTCATGGGTATTCATGCAAGTGGTATATTATCACCTATTGTAGAACCTATACAGTTAGATGGTTTAATACAAAACCAGCAAGCTTTAGCTGAGGGTGTACAACCTCAATATGTATTTACAAACCCATTTATGAATAACTTCTTATTTATGGGTGGTACTGGAGGTACTATTGGACTTATTATAGCTATTCTGTTGTTCTCTAAACGTGGAGATTATAGAACAATGGCAAAAGTTACATTAATACCAGCACTATTCTGTATTAATGAACCATTACTATTTGGTTTACCAATAGTTCTAAATCCAATATTATTTATACCATTTGTATTTGGACCTTTATTGGCTGGTATATTTGCTTACTTAGCAACTACAACAGGTATTATGCCTCACTCAAGTGTTGTTGTTCCATGAACAACTCCGCCAATATTGGGTGGAATTCTAACAACCAAGAGTCTAATGGGTGGTGTTGTTGCTGCTGTTAACTTTATAATGTTAATTGGTATTTATTCACCATTTGTAATGCTTGCAAATAAAATCGAACAACGTGAACTTTTAAACAAGTTTGCACAAAATAACAATCAAAATCAACAAAATGTAGTAGAATTAAAAAGTGATTTAATAAATTTAAATACAAAAACTGTTTAA
- a CDS encoding MupG family TIM beta-alpha barrel fold protein, with protein sequence MKRQLGISIYPEQSNFEKDKEYLDLAKSLGYEVVFTSALHFVGSENEKEKAAMVLKSIKYAKEIGFYTILDVEYKSMELIGISVNDVSKCNEYGIDCLRLDSPSLPFEIANITHNKFGVDIQLNMSNNDSLIDNVMDFKPIKERLSGCHNFYPLEYTALPFDYFKEANKRYLKHNLPTAAFVGSHFGEMTTAVGWKELPTLEEQRNLSVSEQAKLLFYTNEIGLVIIGNAYATKDELIELSEIDRYEITLNIKPLYELSEDEKGILEFEHFRRGDITEYFVRSTFSRVEFKNSSIEPKNTKKTYNKGDVVIINNNDIKYKGECHIIAKDNFEDKQQKYNWIGTIKESERRLIEFIGPWNHFRFGIEE encoded by the coding sequence ATGAAAAGACAACTAGGAATATCAATATATCCTGAACAATCAAATTTTGAAAAGGATAAAGAATATTTAGACTTAGCAAAATCATTAGGTTATGAGGTGGTTTTCACAAGTGCGTTGCATTTTGTGGGATCAGAAAATGAAAAAGAAAAAGCAGCAATGGTTTTAAAATCAATTAAATATGCAAAAGAAATTGGTTTTTATACAATTCTTGATGTTGAATATAAATCAATGGAACTAATAGGCATTAGTGTAAATGACGTATCTAAATGTAATGAATATGGTATAGATTGTTTGAGACTAGATTCTCCAAGTTTGCCATTCGAAATAGCAAACATAACACACAATAAATTTGGAGTAGATATTCAATTAAATATGTCTAATAATGACAGTTTAATTGATAATGTTATGGATTTCAAACCAATAAAAGAGAGATTAAGTGGTTGCCATAACTTCTATCCTTTAGAATACACTGCGTTACCATTTGATTACTTTAAAGAAGCTAATAAAAGGTATTTAAAACATAATTTACCAACAGCTGCATTTGTTGGAAGTCACTTTGGTGAAATGACAACAGCTGTGGGTTGAAAAGAATTACCGACTTTAGAAGAGCAAAGAAATCTTTCTGTGTCTGAACAAGCCAAATTACTTTTCTATACAAATGAAATTGGTTTAGTTATAATTGGTAATGCCTATGCAACAAAAGATGAATTAATAGAGCTTTCTGAAATAGATAGATATGAAATAACTTTAAATATAAAACCACTTTATGAATTAAGTGAAGATGAAAAAGGAATTTTGGAATTTGAACATTTCAGAAGAGGAGATATTACAGAGTACTTTGTAAGATCTACTTTTTCTAGAGTTGAATTTAAGAATTCATCTATTGAACCAAAAAATACAAAAAAAACTTACAATAAGGGTGATGTTGTAATAATAAATAATAATGACATTAAATATAAGGGTGAATGTCATATTATTGCAAAAGATAACTTTGAAGATAAACAACAGAAATATAATTGAATCGGTACTATAAAAGAAAGCGAAAGAAGACTAATAGAATTTATTGGTCCATGAAATCACTTTAGATTTGGAATCGAGGAATAA
- a CDS encoding rhodanese-like domain-containing protein has protein sequence MLISVEEYAQNKDKFFTLDVRTRSEFKMLPHFEWAVNIHIDQFLDDFKKYLDEFNPDKKPIVTVCNAGNRSGQVANFLNQLGYDARTLKGGIYNYNKKIR, from the coding sequence GTGTTAATTTCAGTGGAAGAGTATGCTCAAAATAAGGATAAATTTTTTACACTTGATGTAAGAACAAGATCTGAATTTAAAATGCTACCTCATTTTGAATGAGCAGTTAATATTCATATTGATCAATTTTTAGATGACTTTAAAAAATATTTAGATGAGTTTAATCCAGATAAAAAACCTATCGTTACTGTTTGTAATGCAGGTAATAGAAGTGGTCAAGTTGCTAATTTTTTAAATCAATTGGGTTATGATGCAAGAACTTTAAAGGGTGGAATTTATAACTACAATAAAAAAATAAGATAG